The following proteins are encoded in a genomic region of Terriglobales bacterium:
- the rplS gene encoding 50S ribosomal protein L19 — MTTIMDKVTAKLQRTDIPDMKPGDTVRVQVKIKEGDKERLQAFEGTLIAQRGGPQGSFTVRKMSFGHGVERIFPRNSKVIDKVEVVRSGKVRRAKLFYLRDLRGKAARLREAE; from the coding sequence ATGACCACGATCATGGACAAAGTCACCGCCAAGCTGCAGCGTACCGACATCCCCGACATGAAGCCGGGCGACACCGTGCGCGTGCAGGTGAAGATCAAGGAAGGCGACAAGGAGCGTCTGCAGGCATTCGAAGGCACGCTGATCGCCCAGCGCGGCGGCCCCCAGGGCAGCTTCACCGTCCGCAAGATGAGCTTCGGCCACGGTGTGGAGCGCATCTTCCCACGCAACTCCAAGGTCATCGACAAGGTGGAGGTGGTGCGCTCCGGCAAGGTCCGCCGCGCCAAGCTCTTCTACCTGCGCGACCTCCGCGGCAAGGCCGCCCGCCTGCGCGAAGCGGAATAG
- a CDS encoding ribonuclease HII codes for MPAKLKPARELSPSALKLRLLKRLRCTTKYEKQLWAQGSRLIAGVDEVGRGSLFGPVVAAAVILDPAYRIRGLRDSKLLPEKDRDRLAERIRERALAIAIAAVDAARIDQLNIYHASRLAMVEAVAQLDPRPEHLLIDALRIDFDCPQTPIIHGDALSASIAAASIIAKVERDRMVRQWDLVFPLYGLCTNKGYSTPAHIKVLREHGPSPLHRLSFAPVWQAATPQTVLEFMLEDEAAPGAETLCTP; via the coding sequence GTGCCCGCAAAGCTGAAACCCGCCCGGGAGCTCTCCCCGTCCGCCCTCAAGCTGCGCCTGCTCAAGCGCCTGAGATGCACGACGAAGTATGAAAAGCAATTGTGGGCCCAGGGCTCAAGGCTCATTGCTGGTGTTGACGAGGTCGGTCGCGGCTCGCTCTTCGGGCCGGTGGTGGCGGCGGCGGTGATCCTCGATCCCGCCTACCGCATCCGCGGCCTGCGCGACTCGAAATTGCTTCCCGAGAAGGACCGCGACCGCCTGGCGGAGAGGATCCGTGAGCGCGCCCTGGCCATCGCCATCGCCGCCGTGGACGCCGCCCGCATCGACCAGCTCAACATCTACCACGCCTCGCGCCTGGCCATGGTCGAGGCGGTCGCCCAACTCGACCCCCGGCCCGAGCACCTGCTCATCGATGCGCTCCGCATCGACTTCGACTGTCCGCAGACCCCGATCATCCACGGGGACGCGCTCTCGGCCTCCATCGCCGCCGCCAGCATCATCGCCAAGGTGGAGCGCGACCGCATGGTGCGCCAGTGGGACCTGGTCTTCCCCCTCTACGGGCTGTGCACCAACAAGGGCTACTCCACGCCCGCGCATATCAAGGTGCTGCGTGAGCATGGGCCCTCGCCGCTGCATCGCCTGTCGTTCGCTCCCGTCTGGCAAGCTGCGACTCCGCAGACGGTTCTGGAGTTCATGCTGGAAGACGAGGCCGCGCCCGGCGCTGAAACCCTATGCACCCCATGA